The DNA window GATTTACGAGTAGTACTGACCATCCCATTGCCAAGTATTTGtcttatcattgtttttcagaTTCCTATAAGACCTTTCTTGGCAAGATTGACTCCGATTTGATCCCTCGCTCTGTCCACGCCGCTCTCCAGAATCCTAAGTGGGTCTCTGCCATGGAAGCAGAGATGGATGCCCTACAACGTAATCATACTTGGGACCTTGTTGATCTTCCTTTTGGTGAGAGCActgttggttgtaagtgggtgttcactatcaagtatcaggctgatggttcggttgatcgctataaggctcgtcttgtggccaaaggattcACTCAGATTCCTGGCAAAGACTTTGGAGCCACGTTTGCTCCAGTTGCGAAACTTACTACAGTTCGTCTCCTTGTTTCTCTTGCTGCTACATACTCTTGGCCTCTCCATCAGATGGATGTAAAAAATGCGTTCCTCAATGGGGACCTTTCCGAAATTATCTACATGGATCCTCCACCAGGTTTTCACGGCCAGGGGGAGTATTCGGGGAAAGTATGTCGTCTCCGGAAATCTCTTTATGGCCTTAAGCAGTCTCCTCGGGCATGGTTCAGCCGCTTCAGTGAAGTTGTGCTTGCTATGGGGTTTGTTCAGTGTCACTCGGATCACACATGTTTCATTCGTCGCCAGTCTCAGGGCAAGTGCATTATTATCtcagtctatgttgatgatatcctcattactggagatgactccccaggtattgttcaggtaaaggatgatctgcgaaaatcctttgatactaaggatttaggtcccctccgatattttcttggcattgaggttgctcgttctcgccgtggcatatttttatcccagcGGAAATATGTTCTTGATCTTCTGTAGGATACGGGTATGCTTGGTTGTAAACCTGCCTCTACTCCTATGATTCCTAACCTCAAGCTATCACCAGACTCAGGAGATTGTTTATCAGATCCATCAATGTATCAGCGTCTTGTGGGACGtcttatttatttgacaaacaCAAGACCAGATATCACGTTTGTTGTTAGTGTTGTTAGTCAGTACATGCATTCTCCACGTACTTCTCATTTGGATGTTGTTTATCAtattctcagttatctcaaatctTGCCCTGGTCTCGGATTATTCTATGCTTCTGGAGAGATGTCAGGTCCACCATCTAGTCTCTCATGCTATATACCATCTGATCTCTCGGGCTacactgatgctgattatgcgggttccataagtgataggcgttctacctctggcttctgtactttccggggtaatcatcttatctcatggaaaagtaagaagcaagcaGTTGTTTCTCGATCATCAGCTGAATCTGAATATCGTGCTATGGCTCAAGGTACATGCGAAATCATGTGGCTTCGTTCTCTCCTCACTGAATTGGGTATTTCTGTAACAGACTCGTCCTCTTTATTCTGTGATAACAAGTCTGCCATCATGCTATCATCTGACTCAGTTCTTCACGAAAGAACTAAGCATATAGAAGTTGACATCCATTTCATTCGGGAAAAAGTTCGGTCTGGCATTATCACTCCTAGGTTTGTTCCTTCATCGGCTCAGACTGCGGACATGTTTACTAAACCAATAGGTCCTTCTTTACTTAAGTCATCTCTTGTCAAGCTGGGTCTCGTCAATCTCTTCgcaccagcttgagggggagtgttggaattatgagagaatattacgtttcttgtaattatgggttgtaaatattccctttaattactttgatttagtttcctagaattaggttgatttgattgatttagtttccctaatttagggctttcaatgtaactatataatgtacaacctcacaacatgaatatacaatacaaattattcaattcttctgtTACAGCTTCAGAACCGCTGGAGGACTGTGACTCCTATCATTTTGCTAtcatacaaaataaaattggcatgatacaaacacacacacccGCTCACAATACGTTTTAATAAAGTTGTTACTATTCTGCTGCATTACAAGGAGGGAGAGAGATATATGGTTAACACTTGGACAGTTGCAGATATATGTAAACAGTATTTTACAAAGTATAGTAGGTAGTAGAGTAATTGGGCATCATGTTCAGGCGTGTCAAGATTTTCTCAGCCATCTGCCTTGTTGTATCATTCCCATGATGAAATGAAGTGACCAATTCAGCAGAAAACATCCTATTTTGTGATATATCTGAAGCTGACTTATCTCCCCCTTTCATCAAGAATCTCTCTATCACCCAAAAGGACTTCTGCCGCAGGCCCTCTTCCCTGTGCTCCTTGACCACATTCAGCACATGTTGTATAGCATTCTCTCTACTCAACATGGTTATGCTCTTGTCTAAATCAACTTTGTCATCCAACAAAGTACATATAGCATTCAGTGCAGCTTCCACAACCCCTGAATTCTCATGCTCCAAACAAGCCAACAGCCTCTCAACTGCCTTTGCATCAACCAAGCAGAAAGTATTTTGTGAAGAGCAAGCCCCTCTATGAACCGGACACATTTCTACCTTTCTTCCCTTTGATGAACCAAGGGATAGAGATCTGGGCAAGTGAAAAACTTTCATGAACTTTTTCCTTTTAACTGGTGGTGCTTTTGATAGGTTTATGGATTCTAAGGACAGATTCTCCAACCCAATTGCTGACAACTTCTGGACTTCATTACTCGAAGTTTTTGTCAGTAACTCTGTGAAAACCAATGTGAAGTTGTAGTTTCTTGCTAGAAACAACATTTGGGGTTCATAAAGTGTGGTTGTGAATCTTACTAGAATCCCCACGAGAGCTTCTAAGTAGATGCCTGCATACCTGCATATTCTTGTTCCACTTCTTTGAATTTGGTTGATTGCTTGCAGGACTATTGGGACTGTGTTCTTGCAGAGAAGTGCTAAATTAAGTGTAAGATTCTGGTGAGGAAGTTTTGCCAAAAACTTTGCTGAAAGTGCCTGCTTCTCTGTTATTCTGCTTATTTCAGGGGGGCTCTTTATTAGGCTCTCAGGTTGGCCACTGGTTTTGCATAATTTCTCAACTAATTTGTGACCCATGTAAGGTGCTAGCGCAATGAGTAGCTTCATTGATGCAGCCCCGAGTGCTTCATATGGATTATTGATGAGTTCGATGAGGGTGTAGCTAACTTCAGTCTCTTTTACCATTGAAACAACAGCATTCAATGATCTGGGGGAATTTGTCAGGCCTAGAAGAATTCGTATCAGGTTGATATTAAGGTCATCTGGTGTCGAGTTCCTTACCATGCACACAATATTGTACACAACATAGTCCGAATTCAATTTGTGGCCGCGATCACGTACTTGGATGTTCTCTAGCTCAACTCCGGACTCGATTATATTTGCAAGTATTGCAGCAGATTCATTTTTTGAATTCATTGGTTCATTATAAATTCTCCGAGTGAACAGCTCCTCGGCCATTGCTTGTACAATTCCAGCTTCTAATAGTACCTTTCCATTTGGGTGGTAAGCTGAAATTTGATTCAGAGCTTTAAATGCTGCTTTTCTTGACAAAGAGTTCCCACCATGTATCATCTTGACAAGTGCTGAGGAAGCCCTTTCAGCCACAAAGGTTTTGCTCTCATGTCCAAGCACAATTTCCCCAAGGAAGCTTGCCATTTCGATCTGCATCTCCTCACTACCTGTTTATTTGTGTAATTCTTGATCAGCATGGTTGTGGTTGCAATGTTGCTGAATTGTTCACAAAAAGCTAGCCTCTTTCAGTAGAGAAGCCACTACTAATGGGAAATTTAAACTATAATGAGTTAATGACCTTTCTGATTtatttttgttccttttgtCTTTCAGTGTCTTCACTACTGACTTTGGATGCTATGGAGTTGATCTACAAAAGCACAAGAAAAAATGATAACACTGGAAGAATATTTACCTTCTGCAAGATGATTTAACAGGGGTTCCAAGAGACCATTCTCTGCCATGTGCTTGATGTTATCTGTGCATTTCTCCAGGTTCTGTAAGATTTCATGTGCTTTTGTTGAAGCGAAGTCATCCTTGGCCCGCTGATTGTATTTCATTGTGATCAGCATCAGAATCATCCCCGCAACTGAGCCAATTATGTCACACAAATTTTGGGATCTGGAAAGCTCAAGCAAGAGTAGCAATGATGCATGCCTTATAGCCTGATGGCTACTCGATAGCAACTTGATTATTGTTGATATATCCATTGCCTTGACAAGAATTTCCTGCAGGTAAGAAAAtcactaaaataaaaaatctcccAAGAACTTTTTCGATATTCCAGTGATTTGTCTTTTAAGTCGGCGTTTACTTTCAGCATCTTCTATGGATAATTTAcactacatacatacatagcAGTAATGAGAGAGTGTGAATTATATGTGCTCGATATACTTCTACAACATGTTCTatttaacaaaatcaaaaagagagagtgaaacctttccatcatcatcttcttgtgTCAAAAGTCGTAATAGCTCCAGCGTTGCACATCTAACGCCTCTAGCTTTATGCTCCAGAAGGTTAACGAGGGACGGAAACATTCCAATATTGCGTATTTGTATCTTGTTGTATGGTTTCCTTTGGCAGATTCCCTGTAGATCTTTAATTGCTTCAAGCACCATAGTCTCTGAACTAGCTAATGACAATGCTGCACGGGCAACCTTGATCCTTGCTGTTTCATTCCTCTCTTTCCATTCCTCTATTGTGGTCTTTAGAGCTCTATTGGTGCTTAAGGCTCTACTCAACAGCTTCTGCCCTGTGATTGGGCAAAGAGTTTCGTCTAACCTTTCAAACTCTTTAAACCACTCAGTAATTGCTTTCCTTTCATATGTTACTCCACTTTCTACTGTGACAGGATCATCCATAATCTGCTTCGTCAATGGACAGTAGAATGACGCATACAGAGGCTCAATGTACTGAGCCACCTGTGGCAATGACCAGACGGTTCCACTTGTGTTATTATGGCTTCTTTGGCTGCTGGAACTTGCGCTCTTAAGAAAATCAATTAGGCGCTTATTTGAGGTCTGAGGAATTTCCATGGAAACTTCAACATTGACCGAGTAAAGATCTGATTCTGTTGCGGCTGCTTCTATATTTGTTTCATCCTTAGCGGGCAACATGTGTGATAGGAGCTCCTTAGTCTGTGACGCTTTAGTTTGGCTGACTTCAAAGTGAGCATTCTGCATCTCACTTGAAAGAGACTTTACTGCGACCTCTGCATATTCTTGGCCCCTAAATGTTGATGAGGGTATCAAACTTAAGGATTCTCCCATCTGTTTAATTACCATCTCCAGCTGTGCTATTACATTCTTCACTTTAGAATCAGAAAACGTCTGGCAATCCTTCACGAGATCCTTGGCTAAATCAATGCTTTCGGATAGGGACTGTAGAATGTTCATTGCATTTGGTGGGGTATTCTCAGTTGTCTGAAGCTCCATTATGGCCGGAGAAGAGCGGTAAAGGTAGCATCCAAATTCAGCAAAAATCTCCTGTTCTAATTCGCTGCATAGTGTTGATTCTATTATCTCCGAAATTGATCCCAGCAAGGAGTCAGCAAGACTAGTGATTGCAGTCGTTCCTGTGTTTAGCTGGAGGAAGAGCAATACAATAATATCAATCTAAGAGCGATATATTTCAAATTTGATCATGCTCAGGTGAGAAACAATTTATGTTATGTCCGTTTGATACTTGATTTATGTTCACTTCTAGTAGTATAATTTGCTAATCGATCAGGTTACATAAAACATGAGCTGAAAGGAATTATCTATTCTTTCCACGCATATGAACTTTTGAATTGTTCCTTCATTGTTTCTGCAGTTGGGGCTTTACTATTGTATAATCTTTAGAATCTATTGTCTCTTACATGCTTATTTCATTTGCAGGATTCTGTACTCAAAACTTATAACCGACATCAAGACTAATAGTCTACCACTGAGTCAGTGAATCATCATTTTCTATAAGCTGCTGAGTGATCTATTCTTGTTCTGCTCTTAATGATGTCGACATGCTAACAGTGAAAGATGGAGTAAATGTGTACAAAGATCTTGTCTCTGAAGATTTTTATCTGATATGACAATAGATTAACCTTCTGCTCCCAAAACAAGTTCAGGTAAGTAAAGTTTTATCTATGATTACTGAAGCAGCGAAAATTATTCGCAGATTTATCAGTCTTAACTCGAAAGTTCATAAAAACTTTTGTAAGTTAAGGAAAAATTAAGAAGTCGAAAGCATAGAAGATTAAGGTCATACCGACATCCAACTGAAGCAGCTGTTTGCAACGAGCTAGCAAAGCTGAGATGCGCATCCAAACTTGTACTGCTAACTTCCTCTAGAGAGACTTTCAGAAGGATGAGGTGGTAAGCCATTGAATCAGTCATTGACAGTTAACCATATATTATCTTATACTCTTGAAAGCGATTTTCCTTGCCAGAATATTTATACATAACCTAATCTATCTCACCATGCCCCCACCATGTATGAATGTCAAATGCTTTTAGGTAGATAACTTGACGAAGAAAGCAAGCTACAGAAGAAAATAGGCTGACTAGGTCAGCTCCAGTTGCTGGGAACAGTGTTGAACAATTGTTTTGAGTTATGGTTTAAGGTTTGTTGACTTTGATCCGAAATTTGATCAAGGAATAAAGGGTTGCTTATGTTTAAGAGGTCTGCAATATGTCTATATCTTCACCGAAGCTGATATGCTTGATGGGTCAGTGTGGTGTGCAAGGCTAGATAAGTAGATAGCACAAAGCCTTTATGGGACATTTACTGGCTTTCTTCttcatatttttgtattttaggaATCCTAATTTTGTCCTAACACAATTGTATTATTATACGTTTATTTTTAGTCAATATGAAACTTAAAAAATGATCCTAGACTCCCTAGTATTCCAACGCCAGCATTGTACTAGTATATGACCTGCGTCAGCAAATGGAGCAAGTTGCCATATTATGGGTGGGAAATAGGATTGGGAACCAAAAATTACCTGACCAGCTAGAAGACCCAGATATGAAAATGGCTCCAGCCTTGTTGGGTATAACTTTGGCCTTGAAATGTTTGTTGGAGTAATTTTAAGAACCAAAACTAGGGTAAAATGTAAACAAGTCCAGCACTCCACCCTTCGTACTAATACATAAGAAACCCCTCATTTATGATGGGCAGTCTCTgtcttattcattttttttatcatacaaAGAGATCAAGAGAGCAAGAATCAAGACTATTCACAAGATATTCTAGGAGTCCCTGAAAAAGTAATGGGATAATCACAACAGAGAGAGTGTATGGTATCAAACTGAAGTTCCAAGTCTTTgctaaatacaaaaaataaaagggaAGCTAGTCTTCAAATTCAGCTTCCCAAAAGGTTATACACTACAATCAGATTGAAACTTGGATAATAtacaatctcagatttctcacAAACACAATGTGAGTTGTGAGGGTGACATGAGCCAACAATCCGATGATGAACAACGTATAAATATTCGATGATTTCCAGCCTCCTCACATGTGAATTTAAGGATGACACCATCCAAACGATGCTATCAACATCTATTCATGCGAGTAACTATATAGCGCCCTTTCTCTAGATCATAGACCGTCTTCAATTGGGGTTTCCTCCACTTCGATACAGACCATATGACAAACATCAATATAATGAAAATAGCAATGAGAGAGAGCAGTGTGGGGGAGTCCTCACTTGTAATGGTTGTAATCCAATCCGGCTGCTCTACGTCCAAGACAGCTGTGGTCTGCAAAATGAAAGCTCCCAATGCCCAATCAAGCGGGATATTCCCCACCTGATTAGCAAAACCAACACGTTCATCATCcaaagcaattccaaggctgtCATGAAGCATGGCAACAGTATAAGCTGATGAGAAACAATAGCGCACCAAATCTTCCTCATTCAGTGAATGatgtttcttcttcaattttgacCAATCCTCTCCACAGAATTGTTGTCCAGCCATCAATAAATCAGAAATACATGTACCTGAGCCTAACCCAAAAAACTTTGATGTATAGAAGAAATTTTCAGTGGCCAAAAACTTTCCCCTAAGCTTGGGTATGAAAGTTGATCCTATGTGGCACTGCTGGTAGGAgcatttttct is part of the Tripterygium wilfordii isolate XIE 37 chromosome 7, ASM1340144v1, whole genome shotgun sequence genome and encodes:
- the LOC120002711 gene encoding putative U-box domain-containing protein 42, whose product is MSLNTGTTAITSLADSLLGSISEIIESTLCSELEQEIFAEFGCYLYRSSPAIMELQTTENTPPNAMNILQSLSESIDLAKDLVKDCQTFSDSKVKNVIAQLEMVIKQMGESLSLIPSSTFRGQEYAEVAVKSLSSEMQNAHFEVSQTKASQTKELLSHMLPAKDETNIEAAATESDLYSVNVEVSMEIPQTSNKRLIDFLKSASSSSQRSHNNTSGTVWSLPQVAQYIEPLYASFYCPLTKQIMDDPVTVESGVTYERKAITEWFKEFERLDETLCPITGQKLLSRALSTNRALKTTIEEWKERNETARIKVARAALSLASSETMVLEAIKDLQGICQRKPYNKIQIRNIGMFPSLVNLLEHKARGVRCATLELLRLLTQEDDDGKEILVKAMDISTIIKLLSSSHQAIRHASLLLLLELSRSQNLCDIIGSVAGMILMLITMKYNQRAKDDFASTKAHEILQNLEKCTDNIKHMAENGLLEPLLNHLAEGSEEMQIEMASFLGEIVLGHESKTFVAERASSALVKMIHGGNSLSRKAAFKALNQISAYHPNGKVLLEAGIVQAMAEELFTRRIYNEPMNSKNESAAILANIIESGVELENIQVRDRGHKLNSDYVVYNIVCMVRNSTPDDLNINLIRILLGLTNSPRSLNAVVSMVKETEVSYTLIELINNPYEALGAASMKLLIALAPYMGHKLVEKLCKTSGQPESLIKSPPEISRITEKQALSAKFLAKLPHQNLTLNLALLCKNTVPIVLQAINQIQRSGTRICRYAGIYLEALVGILVRFTTTLYEPQMLFLARNYNFTLVFTELLTKTSSNEVQKLSAIGLENLSLESINLSKAPPVKRKKFMKVFHLPRSLSLGSSKGRKVEMCPVHRGACSSQNTFCLVDAKAVERLLACLEHENSGVVEAALNAICTLLDDKVDLDKSITMLSRENAIQHVLNVVKEHREEGLRQKSFWVIERFLMKGGDKSASDISQNRMFSAELVTSFHHGNDTTRQMAEKILTRLNMMPNYSTTYYTL